A single region of the Anaerostipes rhamnosivorans genome encodes:
- a CDS encoding prephenate dehydrogenase/arogenate dehydrogenase family protein encodes MSIETNFTIGFIGLGLIGGSIAKNVRRVFPNYTVIGYDTDKEALKKAVEEGILDRAASELKSDFAECSYIFLCAPVQHNLQFLEQLKPYIKEGCILTDVGSVKGGIHKKVKELDMESCFIGGHPMVGSEKAGFSYSSDRLIENAYYFITPTEEVSEEKVKEFTAFIEELGALTILLDAKRHDAFTAAISHVPHIMAAELVHTVKDMDTEDGILKQLAAGGFKDITRIASSSPVVWEQISLSNKENIKEILEQIKGSIEGMIDALDRDDHSYLNKYFKEAGEYRETVPDSAVGLMEKSYEIFVDIPDEPGTLSTTTTLLALNNISIKNIGIIHNREFEEGVLKIMLYDDVSAKRAREILQDKNYSVYERN; translated from the coding sequence ATGTCAATAGAGACAAATTTTACAATCGGTTTTATTGGGCTTGGACTGATCGGCGGTTCCATAGCTAAGAATGTACGCCGTGTATTTCCTAATTACACGGTGATCGGATATGACACAGACAAAGAAGCGCTTAAGAAAGCAGTTGAGGAAGGAATTCTTGACCGGGCGGCCTCTGAGCTTAAAAGTGATTTTGCCGAGTGCAGCTATATCTTTTTGTGTGCACCGGTACAACATAATCTTCAGTTTTTGGAACAGCTGAAGCCATATATTAAAGAAGGCTGCATTCTGACAGATGTAGGCAGCGTCAAAGGCGGAATCCATAAAAAGGTCAAGGAACTTGATATGGAGTCCTGCTTTATCGGGGGACATCCTATGGTGGGATCGGAGAAAGCCGGATTTTCCTACAGCTCTGACCGTCTGATTGAAAATGCGTATTATTTTATTACGCCAACCGAGGAGGTTAGTGAAGAAAAGGTAAAGGAATTTACTGCTTTTATTGAGGAATTGGGGGCACTGACGATTTTGCTGGACGCCAAACGCCATGATGCATTCACGGCGGCCATCAGCCATGTTCCGCATATTATGGCAGCAGAACTTGTACATACAGTGAAGGATATGGACACGGAGGATGGTATATTAAAACAGCTGGCAGCAGGAGGATTTAAGGATATTACACGGATTGCATCCTCTTCTCCTGTCGTTTGGGAGCAGATCAGCCTTTCCAATAAGGAAAATATAAAAGAGATCCTTGAGCAGATCAAAGGCAGTATTGAGGGGATGATCGATGCCCTGGACAGGGATGACCACAGCTATTTAAACAAGTATTTCAAAGAGGCAGGGGAATACAGGGAAACGGTTCCTGACAGCGCTGTGGGACTGATGGAGAAATCCTACGAGATCTTTGTGGATATTCCGGATGAGCCGGGAACCTTGTCTACCACCACAACCCTGTTGGCGTTAAATAATATCAGTATTAAAAATATCGGTATTATCCATAACCGAGAGTTTGAAGAGGGAGTGCTAAAGATCATGCTCTATGATGATGTCTCAGCAAAACGCGCCAGGGAGATCCTGCAGGATAAAAATTACAGTGTATATGAAAGGAACTGA
- the aroA gene encoding 3-phosphoshikimate 1-carboxyvinyltransferase has translation MKLRKVKGLNGTIAIPGDKSISHRAVMFGSLAKGTTHITNFLSGADCLATIDCFRAMGVEIEQDGTEVIVHGNGLHGLKKPEKQLDVGNSGTTTRLISGILSGQDFDVTLSGDESLNKRPMGRIMKPLSTMGADIQSVNGDGCAPLKIIGKPLKAVHYDSPVASAQVKSAVLLAGLYADGKTSVTEPALSRNHTELMLQSFGVQVSSQGTTAEVTPPAEMTAADIVVPGDISSAAFFIAAGLVTPDSCITLKQVGINPTRNGILKVCEAMGADLVLSNVKDDSGEPTADITVKTSNLKGTEVGGDLIPALIDEIPVIALMAAFAQGETVIRDAAELKVKESNRIDLTVDNLVKMGVDAEATEDGMIIRGGNPLKGASIHCRYDHRIAMTFSIAGINADGETVIEDAECVDVSYPTFYEQLQMLSGQ, from the coding sequence ATGAAACTTAGGAAAGTAAAAGGACTAAATGGCACCATAGCAATACCAGGAGATAAATCCATCAGCCACAGGGCAGTGATGTTCGGATCTCTGGCAAAAGGCACCACCCATATCACAAACTTTCTCTCAGGAGCCGACTGCCTTGCGACCATTGACTGTTTCAGGGCAATGGGAGTTGAGATTGAACAGGACGGGACCGAAGTCATAGTCCACGGAAACGGTCTCCATGGGCTGAAAAAACCGGAAAAGCAGCTGGATGTGGGAAACAGCGGCACCACCACCCGTCTGATTTCTGGTATATTAAGCGGGCAGGATTTTGATGTCACACTGTCAGGGGATGAGTCTTTAAATAAGCGTCCCATGGGACGGATCATGAAGCCCCTCTCAACGATGGGAGCGGACATTCAAAGTGTCAACGGTGACGGGTGCGCTCCGCTTAAAATCATCGGGAAGCCTTTGAAAGCCGTTCACTATGATTCACCGGTGGCATCTGCCCAGGTAAAATCCGCCGTTTTACTGGCAGGACTCTATGCGGACGGAAAGACCAGTGTCACAGAGCCTGCTTTGTCCAGAAATCATACGGAACTGATGCTTCAGTCTTTTGGAGTTCAGGTGTCATCCCAGGGAACTACCGCGGAGGTTACCCCGCCAGCAGAAATGACCGCTGCTGATATTGTTGTGCCGGGAGATATTTCTTCTGCTGCATTTTTTATCGCTGCAGGACTTGTGACTCCGGATTCCTGTATTACCTTAAAGCAGGTAGGGATCAATCCAACGAGAAATGGAATATTAAAGGTATGTGAAGCTATGGGGGCAGATCTCGTACTGTCCAATGTAAAAGATGACAGTGGAGAGCCTACGGCAGATATCACGGTAAAGACCAGCAATTTAAAAGGAACTGAGGTAGGCGGGGACTTGATTCCGGCATTGATCGATGAGATCCCGGTGATCGCTTTGATGGCTGCGTTTGCGCAGGGAGAGACGGTCATCAGGGATGCGGCAGAACTCAAAGTGAAAGAATCCAACCGGATTGACCTTACGGTAGACAATCTGGTCAAGATGGGTGTGGACGCAGAGGCAACAGAGGACGGGATGATCATCCGGGGCGGAAATCCGCTCAAAGGGGCATCCATCCACTGCAGATATGACCATCGGATTGCTATGACATTTTCCATTGCGGGGATTAACGCAGACGGAGAGACGGTGATCGAGGATGCAGAGTGCGTGGACGTATCATATCCAACCTTTTATGAACAGTTACAGATGCTGTCTGGACAATAA
- a CDS encoding ABC transporter permease subunit encodes MKHRKEKEIKIIFAGILAIFLSFLAIPMIQLLLKSVTTEQGALTLQNFKSVFTGKDFFGILRNSFGVAGLSAVLTTLLAFFLAYTIHYTNIPKQIKRFIKTAAVLPMFLPTITYGFAIIYSFGKQGLLTRLFGHQLFNIYGLNGLLIGYVVYTLPISFMLINNTMGYIDKKYMVVSRVMGDSAFANFKMTVLRPLLGTLAASVIQSFFLSFTDFGIPAAVGGKFQTVAALLYSEMLGSIPNFQNGAVVAVVMLVPSVISITVLKILEKYQIRYNKISNIELKKNKARDVLCGGAGILLTIGVLSIFAVIFVIPFVEEWPYRLSFTLDNFKSVFEDPNLSNVYTNSLFVAAATAALGTLAAYGSALVTARSKISAKAKDVIEGIALVTNTIPGMVLGLAFLFLFTGTSLQNTFLLIIVCNVIHFFSTPYLMMKSSLGKMNASWETTAMLMGDSWAKTILRIVTPNALGTIIEVFSYYFINAMVTISAVIFIVGARTMVITTKIKELQYYNKFNEVFVLSLLILATNIIGKFIFTKLAGMTERGTIKQFFKLHIRKNKERSL; translated from the coding sequence ATGAAACATAGAAAAGAAAAAGAGATTAAAATAATATTTGCCGGAATCCTGGCCATTTTCCTGTCATTTTTGGCAATCCCCATGATTCAGCTTCTTTTGAAGTCCGTCACAACAGAACAGGGTGCTCTGACTCTGCAGAATTTTAAGTCCGTCTTCACAGGAAAAGACTTCTTTGGAATTCTGAGGAACAGTTTCGGCGTGGCAGGGCTTAGTGCTGTGCTAACCACACTGCTGGCATTTTTTCTGGCTTATACGATCCACTATACCAATATACCGAAACAGATCAAACGGTTCATCAAGACAGCGGCCGTTCTTCCCATGTTTCTTCCCACCATCACCTACGGGTTTGCCATCATTTATTCTTTTGGAAAGCAAGGGCTGCTGACCCGCCTGTTCGGACATCAGCTGTTCAATATTTATGGTTTGAACGGGCTGTTGATCGGCTACGTGGTTTATACGCTCCCTATTTCATTTATGCTCATCAACAATACTATGGGATATATCGATAAGAAATATATGGTCGTCTCAAGGGTCATGGGGGACAGCGCGTTTGCCAATTTTAAAATGACTGTTCTTCGCCCGCTTTTGGGCACGCTGGCGGCATCTGTGATCCAATCGTTCTTTTTAAGCTTTACGGATTTTGGTATCCCGGCGGCAGTGGGAGGAAAGTTCCAGACGGTTGCGGCGCTGCTGTACAGTGAGATGCTCGGGAGCATCCCAAATTTCCAGAATGGGGCAGTGGTGGCCGTTGTCATGCTGGTTCCGTCTGTGATCAGTATCACTGTTTTAAAGATCTTGGAAAAATATCAGATCAGATACAACAAAATTTCAAATATAGAATTAAAGAAAAACAAAGCCAGGGACGTCCTGTGCGGGGGAGCCGGTATCCTGCTGACGATCGGTGTCCTGTCTATATTCGCGGTTATCTTTGTGATCCCTTTTGTGGAGGAATGGCCATACCGGCTGAGCTTTACTTTGGATAATTTCAAAAGTGTTTTTGAGGATCCGAACCTTTCCAATGTCTATACGAATTCATTATTTGTGGCAGCGGCAACGGCTGCACTGGGTACCCTGGCCGCTTATGGAAGCGCTCTCGTGACAGCGAGGAGCAAAATAAGCGCCAAAGCAAAAGACGTGATCGAGGGCATTGCGTTGGTGACAAACACGATCCCTGGAATGGTGCTAGGCCTTGCATTTTTGTTTCTGTTTACGGGAACCAGCCTTCAGAATACATTTTTGCTGATTATCGTCTGCAACGTGATCCACTTTTTTTCCACACCGTACTTGATGATGAAAAGTTCCCTGGGAAAAATGAATGCGTCATGGGAAACCACAGCGATGCTCATGGGAGACAGCTGGGCCAAGACGATCCTAAGGATCGTGACACCCAATGCACTGGGCACGATCATCGAGGTGTTCAGCTATTATTTCATTAACGCAATGGTAACAATCAGCGCTGTGATCTTTATCGTAGGGGCCAGGACAATGGTGATCACAACAAAGATCAAAGAGTTGCAGTATTATAACAAATTTAATGAAGTGTTTGTGCTTTCTCTTCTGATCCTCGCTACCAATATCATAGGAAAATTTATTTTTACAAAACTTGCGGGGATGACAGAAAGAGGCACAATAAAACAGTTCTTTAAATTACATATTAGAAAAAATAAGGAGAGAAGTTTATGA
- a CDS encoding ZIP family metal transporter, with protein MEALKWAAAGTGFTFLMTALGAATVFFLKSDIHANMQRIFLGFAAGVMIAASVWSLLIPAIEEAKANGQIGWIPAAGGFALGGVFLLLMDRLMPHLHLGEKNPEGLSSSFKRTTLLVLAVTLHNIPEGMAVGVAFAVASGHGGVGFSGAVALAVGIGIQNFPEGAAISLPLRREGLSRFKSFVYGALSGIVEFIFGVLAVLVAGRLGTYMPWLLSFAAGAMIYVVVEELIPEAHLGEHSHTGTLGVMAGFLIMMILDVALG; from the coding sequence ATGGAAGCTTTAAAATGGGCGGCCGCCGGAACAGGTTTTACGTTTTTGATGACTGCACTGGGCGCGGCCACTGTATTTTTCTTAAAAAGTGATATTCACGCAAATATGCAGAGGATTTTTCTTGGATTTGCAGCGGGAGTTATGATCGCGGCCTCCGTGTGGTCATTGCTGATCCCAGCCATCGAGGAGGCCAAAGCCAATGGGCAGATCGGCTGGATCCCGGCTGCCGGAGGTTTTGCGCTCGGAGGAGTTTTTTTGCTTTTGATGGACCGGCTGATGCCGCATCTGCATCTGGGGGAGAAAAATCCGGAAGGTCTTTCCTCATCCTTTAAACGCACCACGCTGCTTGTGCTGGCTGTCACCTTGCACAATATCCCGGAAGGTATGGCGGTAGGTGTGGCCTTTGCTGTGGCAAGCGGACACGGAGGCGTGGGATTCAGCGGCGCGGTAGCGTTAGCCGTTGGGATCGGGATTCAGAATTTTCCCGAGGGAGCAGCCATCTCACTGCCACTTAGAAGAGAAGGACTTTCCAGATTTAAGTCCTTTGTCTATGGAGCACTGTCAGGGATTGTGGAATTTATATTCGGTGTGCTGGCGGTTCTTGTGGCAGGAAGACTTGGCACCTATATGCCGTGGCTTTTATCTTTTGCGGCGGGAGCGATGATCTATGTGGTGGTGGAAGAGCTGATCCCGGAGGCCCATTTGGGAGAACATTCCCATACAGGGACATTGGGTGTTATGGCGGGATTTCTGATCATGATGATCTTGGATGTGGCTTTGGGATAG
- a CDS encoding ABC transporter ATP-binding protein: MLKLQNIKKSYDGTTVLDGISLEIPDGEIVSILGPSGCGKTTLLNMILGITEPDSGSIEFNGEDITDSPMEKRGFNIVFQDYALFPNLNVYQNITYGLKNKPDISSGEEVEELIGLLGLKEHLPKKIEQLSGGQKQRVALARTLVMKPKILLLDEPLSALDGVIKESIKYKIKTIAKEFHLTTVIVTHDPEEALTLSDRVLIVNEGRISQYSEPEQIVNAPQNDFVKNFILNQLEIKKNNIFTLFKNQLNLQPGKESLVS; this comes from the coding sequence ATGCTGAAGTTACAAAATATAAAAAAGTCTTATGACGGCACCACTGTGCTGGACGGAATATCACTGGAGATCCCGGATGGAGAGATTGTATCAATTTTAGGGCCTTCTGGCTGTGGAAAGACTACGCTTCTGAATATGATCCTGGGGATCACAGAACCGGACAGCGGAAGTATTGAGTTTAATGGAGAGGATATCACAGACTCTCCGATGGAGAAAAGAGGATTTAATATCGTGTTCCAGGATTATGCTCTGTTTCCGAATCTGAATGTATACCAGAACATTACATATGGGCTGAAAAACAAGCCGGATATTTCTTCCGGGGAGGAAGTGGAGGAATTGATCGGCCTGCTCGGCTTGAAGGAGCATCTTCCAAAGAAGATCGAACAACTCTCAGGAGGGCAGAAGCAGAGAGTTGCCCTGGCAAGAACTCTGGTTATGAAACCGAAGATTCTTCTTCTGGATGAGCCGTTGAGTGCCTTGGACGGAGTGATCAAGGAATCCATCAAATATAAGATCAAGACCATAGCAAAAGAATTCCATCTCACAACAGTGATCGTGACCCATGATCCCGAGGAGGCGCTGACGCTTTCAGACCGGGTGCTGATCGTAAACGAGGGACGGATTTCCCAGTACAGTGAACCGGAGCAGATCGTCAACGCTCCTCAGAATGATTTTGTGAAAAACTTCATTTTAAACCAGCTGGAGATCAAAAAGAACAATATCTTTACCCTGTTTAAGAATCAGCTGAATCTTCAGCCTGGAAAGGAAAGCCTTGTGTCGTAA
- a CDS encoding extracellular solute-binding protein, with translation MRKTWLKRASVMCMAAMLAATGVFASGCSSKKQEDQVVIYSNADDEAVEAMKKALDGNGYEGKYILQTFGTSELGGKLVAEGGKIEADMVTMSTFYIESAQDKNKMFADLTFDRNLQKEDDFQKYESPITAQEGTLILNTEVMKEKKLPKPASIKDLAKPVYKGYISVTDVKASSTAWLLIQGLVSEYGEKEAKSILHDIYKNAGDHIEDSGSAPIKKVRAGEVAIGFGLRQQAVADKKDGLPIDYVDPKEGNFSLTECVAVVDKKDSDKKKLAQEMAECIIKKGRADLIKTYPIPIYNGEKESSENKSGNPKVFNEKLTLDLLKKHQELSESAK, from the coding sequence ATGAGAAAGACATGGTTAAAAAGGGCGTCCGTGATGTGTATGGCTGCTATGCTGGCAGCGACGGGAGTTTTTGCCTCAGGATGTTCCAGTAAAAAACAGGAGGATCAGGTTGTGATCTATTCCAACGCAGATGATGAGGCAGTGGAAGCAATGAAGAAAGCCCTGGATGGAAATGGATACGAAGGAAAGTACATTCTTCAGACCTTCGGCACCTCCGAACTCGGAGGGAAGCTGGTGGCGGAAGGAGGGAAGATCGAGGCTGATATGGTGACTATGAGTACCTTTTATATTGAAAGTGCCCAGGATAAGAATAAGATGTTTGCCGATCTTACATTTGACCGGAATCTTCAAAAAGAAGATGACTTCCAGAAGTATGAATCACCGATCACCGCACAGGAGGGAACCTTGATTTTGAATACAGAAGTCATGAAGGAGAAAAAGCTCCCGAAACCTGCTTCCATTAAGGATCTTGCAAAACCTGTGTATAAAGGTTATATCTCTGTGACGGATGTGAAAGCCTCATCCACCGCATGGCTTTTAATTCAGGGGCTGGTCTCTGAGTACGGAGAAAAAGAGGCAAAATCAATTCTCCACGACATTTACAAGAACGCGGGAGACCATATTGAAGATTCAGGGTCTGCTCCGATCAAAAAGGTACGTGCAGGAGAAGTGGCTATCGGATTTGGGCTTAGGCAGCAGGCTGTAGCAGACAAAAAGGACGGGCTTCCAATCGACTATGTGGATCCGAAAGAAGGAAATTTCTCTCTGACCGAGTGTGTGGCAGTTGTAGATAAAAAAGACAGCGACAAGAAAAAACTGGCTCAGGAAATGGCGGAATGCATCATCAAAAAAGGAAGAGCTGACTTGATCAAGACTTATCCAATCCCGATCTACAACGGCGAGAAAGAATCCAGCGAAAATAAATCAGGAAATCCAAAAGTATTTAATGAAAAACTTACCTTGGATCTACTTAAAAAACATCAGGAATTATCAGAAAGTGCAAAATAA
- a CDS encoding HD domain-containing protein — translation MFEKAIIFATNAHSGQKRKGTNIPFMIHPLEVASIVAGITPDEEMMCAAVLHDVIEDCRDVTGEDIRREFGDKVADYVLMESEDKSKSWIERKSHTINFLKHRAKRPAKVIALGDKLANVRSLARDYKLLGDELWQRFNMKDKNMQGWYYKSMIECFEEFSEFHEYNEYCYLVEQVFKDTIDVDPEEYTETGGR, via the coding sequence ATGTTTGAAAAAGCAATTATCTTTGCAACGAATGCCCATTCCGGCCAGAAGCGTAAGGGAACAAATATTCCATTTATGATCCATCCACTGGAAGTCGCCTCGATCGTTGCCGGTATCACGCCAGATGAAGAGATGATGTGCGCTGCGGTTCTCCATGATGTTATCGAAGACTGCCGGGATGTGACCGGAGAAGATATTCGCAGGGAATTCGGGGATAAAGTAGCGGATTATGTCCTGATGGAAAGTGAAGATAAAAGCAAGTCCTGGATCGAAAGAAAGAGCCATACGATCAATTTCTTAAAACATCGGGCTAAACGCCCCGCCAAAGTTATCGCTCTGGGGGACAAGCTGGCCAATGTCCGCTCACTTGCCCGAGATTATAAACTTCTGGGGGACGAGCTGTGGCAGCGTTTTAATATGAAAGATAAGAATATGCAGGGCTGGTATTACAAGAGTATGATCGAATGTTTCGAAGAATTCTCTGAATTCCATGAATATAATGAATACTGCTATCTTGTGGAGCAGGTATTTAAGGATACCATAGATGTGGATCCGGAAGAATATACAGAAACAGGCGGGAGATAA
- the phnX gene encoding phosphonoacetaldehyde hydrolase has translation MNRRIEAVIFDWAGTTVDYGCFAPVQAFVEVFRHFGIEPTMDEVREPMGMLKIDHIRTMLSMPRIHDLWVKEHKTEPSEEHVRQMYDLFESKLMGILEQFTKVKPYVLETVEMLREKEIKIGSTTGYTDEMMEVVVKGAREQGYEPDAWFSPDSTGGIGRPYPYMIFKNLEALKISSVKNVVKIGDTVSDIKEARHAGVISVGIVEGSSEMGLTEEEYTDMTDSQRENACRKVKETFKNAGAHYVIQNMSGLEELLKKLTQ, from the coding sequence ATGAACAGACGTATAGAAGCAGTGATATTTGACTGGGCAGGGACGACGGTGGACTATGGGTGCTTTGCTCCGGTGCAGGCTTTTGTGGAGGTATTCAGGCATTTTGGTATTGAGCCAACGATGGATGAGGTAAGGGAACCTATGGGGATGCTGAAGATCGACCATATCCGCACTATGCTTTCCATGCCCAGGATTCATGATCTGTGGGTCAAAGAGCACAAAACGGAGCCTTCTGAGGAACACGTAAGACAGATGTATGATCTCTTTGAGTCTAAACTGATGGGAATCTTGGAACAGTTTACAAAGGTCAAGCCATATGTGCTGGAGACGGTGGAGATGCTCAGGGAAAAGGAGATCAAGATTGGTTCCACTACAGGTTATACCGATGAAATGATGGAGGTAGTAGTAAAAGGAGCCAGGGAACAGGGGTATGAGCCAGACGCATGGTTCTCACCGGATTCAACAGGAGGGATCGGGCGGCCGTATCCATATATGATATTTAAAAATCTGGAAGCCTTAAAGATCTCATCTGTGAAAAATGTAGTTAAGATCGGTGATACTGTTTCTGATATAAAAGAGGCGAGGCATGCAGGTGTCATTTCTGTTGGAATTGTGGAAGGAAGCTCAGAGATGGGACTGACGGAAGAAGAATATACAGACATGACAGACTCGCAGAGGGAGAACGCCTGCAGGAAAGTGAAGGAAACATTCAAAAATGCCGGCGCCCACTACGTGATACAAAATATGTCGGGATTAGAGGAGCTGTTGAAAAAACTGACCCAATAA
- the phnW gene encoding 2-aminoethylphosphonate--pyruvate transaminase codes for MNQYKLLTPGPLTTTDTVKKEMLFDHCTWDDDYKNITQKIRKQLLSLAHVSEDGYTAVLMQGSGTFGVEAVITSVVDENGKLLIVANGAYGERMESIAIHANISYKIYREDYRKVPSAAVVERMLREDPKITHVAMVHSETTSGILNDIASVASVVKRHEKTLIVDAMSSFGGVDIQVGKLNIDFLISSANKCIQGVPGFSFIIANKKKLINSKGKARSLSLDLYEQWETMDRDGKWRFTSPTHTVLAFAKALEELEAEGGIGKRSERYRENNRILIERFRAMGMKPYIDSRNQGPFITTFYYPEDADFTFSEMYHYIKERGYAIYPGKVTEAETFRIGTIGEIYPDDIEKLSQIMEQFLKERKG; via the coding sequence ATGAACCAGTATAAGTTATTAACTCCCGGACCGCTGACGACAACAGATACCGTAAAAAAAGAAATGCTGTTTGACCACTGTACATGGGATGACGATTACAAAAATATTACACAGAAGATCAGAAAACAGTTGCTTTCCCTGGCTCATGTCTCTGAGGATGGATATACTGCCGTCCTCATGCAGGGCAGCGGGACCTTTGGTGTGGAAGCTGTTATCACCAGTGTGGTTGATGAGAACGGTAAGCTTCTGATCGTTGCCAACGGTGCTTATGGGGAGCGGATGGAGAGCATCGCGATCCATGCCAATATTTCATATAAGATCTACAGGGAAGATTACCGGAAGGTGCCTTCTGCGGCAGTGGTTGAAAGGATGCTGAGAGAGGATCCAAAAATCACTCATGTGGCCATGGTACACAGCGAGACAACCTCAGGGATTCTCAACGATATCGCCTCAGTGGCTTCTGTGGTGAAAAGACACGAAAAGACATTGATCGTGGATGCTATGAGCAGTTTCGGAGGCGTGGATATCCAGGTTGGAAAGCTTAACATCGACTTTCTCATCAGCAGCGCAAATAAATGCATCCAAGGTGTGCCTGGCTTTTCTTTTATCATTGCCAACAAAAAGAAATTGATCAACAGCAAGGGGAAGGCCAGAAGCCTATCCCTGGATTTGTATGAACAATGGGAGACTATGGACCGGGACGGAAAGTGGAGATTTACCTCACCTACCCATACGGTGCTGGCATTTGCCAAAGCATTGGAGGAGCTTGAGGCGGAGGGTGGAATCGGGAAACGGTCAGAGCGTTACAGGGAAAACAACCGTATCCTGATCGAGCGGTTCCGAGCTATGGGAATGAAACCGTACATTGACAGCAGGAACCAAGGACCTTTTATCACAACATTTTATTATCCAGAAGATGCTGACTTTACGTTCAGTGAGATGTATCATTATATCAAAGAGCGGGGATATGCGATTTACCCTGGAAAGGTAACAGAAGCTGAGACTTTCAGGATCGGTACGATTGGAGAAATCTATCCAGACGATATTGAGAAACTTTCTCAGATCATGGAGCAATTTTTAAAGGAGAGAAAAGGATGA